In the genome of Arachis stenosperma cultivar V10309 chromosome 6, arast.V10309.gnm1.PFL2, whole genome shotgun sequence, the window AGTTGAATTCGGGACTCACAATAAGCATCTTTGACATCTGTGGATCCAAGGGAAATTCACTCATAATCTCTCCCAACTTTGTTAAGGTACCATCATCGTCCAGTGCTCCCAAGTAATTCAACACTTCCAATGCACGCATCAAGGTCTCAGGGGCGGGAGGGTCCATGAAATCAAAATGCACTAAATCATCTATACCCAGTTTCTTCAAGGTAAGAACAGAGTTGGCAAGATTTGATCTCAAAATTTCGGGATAGGTCTGAGGCTGTAGATCGTTATTGAAACTTTTCTCAGTATAAAGTCTAAAACATTTCCCTGGTTGAGTTCTTCCAGCACGTCCTGATCTCTGATGCGCACTTGCTTTTGATATTGGTGACACTAATAAAGACTCAACACGAACTCGTGGGTTATAAACCTTCTGCTTAGAGAAACCAGGGTCAATAACATAGACAATGCCATCAATTGTTAAGGAGGTTTCAGCTATGTTTGTTGACACAATAATTTTCCTTCCAGGAGGCCCACCCTCCTTTAGTGGAGGTGGAGGTGGTTCAAAAATTTTCTGCTGCATAGCTGGGGGAAGAGTAGAATAGAGGGATACCACTTTCACAGGGCCCACCTGATCTCCCAAATTTGAAATTTCTTTAGATATTTTGCGGCATGCATCTTCTATCTCTTCCTCTCCCGTTAGAAAAACAAGTATATCCCCAGAAGGTTCGCCCATGTGTATCTGCATCACCGTCCTAATAGCAGCCTCCAGGTAATCTCTTTCAGGTTCCTGagtataaaaaatttcaacagGATGCAGCCTTCCTGGAACTTTCATAAGAGGGGCACCACTAAAGTAGCCCTGGAACTTTTCAGCTTCTAGAGTCGCACTCATTACAACTAACTTTAAGTCATGTCTATTTTTAAGAACTTCCTTTATAAGGCCAAATAGCACATCTGTAGCCAAAGTCCTTTCATGTGCCTCATCGAGAATAATTACTTTATATTGTTCCAAGAGTGGATCTGTCATTGCTTCTCTTAAAAGCATACCATCTGTGAGATACCTATAGACAAAACATCCCACTTGAGACTAGATGCAAGAGAGGGGAAATGAGCTGAAAGAAAACAATATATATTACATAGGGCATCAGCTCTGCCTTAATTATAGAAAGAAATTCTATGGTAAAATTAGACATACTTCAAAACTGTCCTTGAACTGCTGCAGTCTTCAAATCTGATACTATAACCAACCTCTTCACCAATCGTTACATCCATCTCTTCAGCCACACGCCGGGAAACAGACATTGCAGCCACTCTCCGAGGCTGAGTGCACGCAATCATCATCTTCCTGCATTTATCTGGTGTTTCTAAATCAACAGCATTCAAAACAAATTGAGGAATCTGCCACACAGCAAATAATTAAACAACTGTCAAATTCAAGACACAGACACACACAACCAAGATGTAGCGCTAGAATAATTCTATGTTTATAAACATGACACCAGAAGAAAAAGTGTTCCATTTAATtacaaatatataaataaaaatcacGCTATAACATTACGATGAGAAACTATTGCCAGGGCACACCACCAATGAGTCCAACACAAGTAGGCAAGCGATTAACTAACAAATTTAGTTGTCACAGACTCACAGTTCAATAATCCTCAAATGCATTCTGTATTTTGCTATTTTCCCAATTTACTATTCCTTCAACAACAGAAGTGAAAGCAACTAGATAAAATGACTATCGATCAAATGAAACGACACCATATAAAATCAATCACCTAACCAACTAGCAAATAGTTTCCGAAACTATAACCGAGAAAACAATAAAGCATACAACTCGAAGAAGTAAGATGAGCAATAAGCTTAAGATATTTAAGCATTAAAAAAAAACCTGCGTGGTTTTGCCACTGCCAGTTTCACCGACGAGAATGAGAATCTGGTTATGGGCGAGAGTTTGCAAGAACTGGTGTTTCTGGTGCCAAACGGGAAgactcttcctcttctccaGAATCTCAAAGTACCTCTGCGAAAAAGGCCTCCCGGTCCACCGATTGATGAGGTGGTTGTTGTCGGTGGCTCCGCCGCCGGATTCCGACATCATAGGGGTGCCGTCGTCAACCACGTCGAACAAGCACGCTATCCTGTTTCTCTCTGTACCGATTAAAACCCTAATTCCCGCCAAAAATAACTTCCATAAACCTTGGGTTAATGTTCAGCGGAGGAAGAAGACGTGCCTTCCATAATTACAATTATGCCCTTTCTTTAGCGGCGAGTCCAATGTCCAGCCCCTTTTTTTGTAGTGTAGGTCATTCCAAcaatccttttttattttatttttttttatcaagtaAATTGGATAATTCTTAATTTTAGACATTATATCTATGTACCACATACTCATATAATATACTTACACATACTATATGAATACATATTATAGATTCTTAAACAATATCCAGCcttaactaaaatttaaattcgaGTACAGCTTGCAAGAGACATATAAATATGCTATCTTTTTCTATTATCAGTTCTTCACTCTTTCAacctcttttaattttttttaggtgAACTACcccttttaatttaattaggcTCAACACATATTTCTATGAGGCTCAAGATGAACATTAAAGTAATTTCTGGCTGTTAACAGAAAGGGGAAAAAAACAACAATTTTTGGATTAAAAAGCATTATTTGCATCATGAAAAGATTATTGAAATCTGATAATAATATgacaaaagagagaaaataagtaattttttattacgAAAAAATAAATCATCACGTACTCCCCTAATATTCAATATATATAGCTACACTATAACATCAAGAATATAGAAAGATTTagactaattaataaattttgagcTAAATATCAAATAACCGCTCAAACGACTAATTAAGTGTTATTCTTGTCAGCCCCCCTCAAACTGATAGTTGGTCTTGGAACAACTCTCAGTTTGCACCTAAACTTGACAAAAGAGGCTGCAGATAGGGGATTGGTCAACACATCCGCAATTTGGTGATTTCCTGGAATATGAACATGCAACTGTCTCTGCCTAATCAAGTCTCgaacaaattgaatatcaactTGGAAATGCTTAGTCTTTCCATGAAGAACTAGATTTGCAGTGAGAAGAACCGTACTGAGATTATCACAAAATACTGTAGGAGTCGTAGCCAGGCCAATCCGCAGCTCAGCCAGTAGATTTGTGAACCAAACAATCTCAGCTCCACAGTCAGCTAAACTCCTGAACTTTGCTTCAGTGGAGGATCAGCTGATTGTACTTTGTTTCCTACAAGTCCATGACAAAATATTAGTTTCTAAAAATACACAAAAGCCAGACACCGATCTTCGCTCATCAAGATCTGAAGCCCAGTTAGCATCAGAAAAACCATAGAGCCTGAAGTCCTGACATCTATGAAAAACCAAGCCATGGTCCTTCGTTCCTTGCAAGTACCGAAGGATCCGCTTTACAGACTTCCAATGAGCCAGTTTAGGAGCATGCATAAATTGGCTTACTTTACAAACAGCAAACGATAAATCAGGTCTAGTAATAGTTGCATAGTGAAGAGATCCAACTATAGATCTGTACAGTTTGGGATCCTCAAAATTCTCAGAGCCATTACTTGTGAGCTGCAAAGAGGATAGCATGGGAGTTGGCATAGGACTAGCACATTGTATACCTATTGTTGAAAGATCAGTAATGTACTTAGATTGAGACAAATACAACTTATCAGCAGTCCTCACTACTTCGATGCCCAAGAAATAGTTTAAGTTTCCTAAATCTTTCAACGAAAATATTTTGTGTAGTTTCTTAATCATATCATCAATTTCAACAGCATCATTTCCAGTGATAATAATATCATCAACATAACAAAGGATATAAATAACAGAATTAAAGGAGGTACGAATAAATAATGACATATCAGACTTTGAATTGTAGAAATCAAAAGTTTGTAAAGTAGtacttaattttaaaaactactcCCTTGGAGCTTGTTTTAGACTATAAAGGGATTTATTAAGCTTACAAACTTTTATCGCAGCATCCATTTCAAATTCCAAGGGTTGTGTCATGTAGATTTCTTGATGCAATTATTCATTGAGGAATGCATTATTGAAATCAAATTGTCGAAGTACCCAGTCTCTGGACAAAGCAACACTAAGAACTAACCTGACAGTGGCTGGTCAAATCACTGGACTAAATACCTGTTCAAAGTCAAAACCTTCACTTTGATAAAAGCCTTGGGCCACCAAACGAGCTTTGTACTTCTGAATCTGTCCATTTGACAACCTTTTGACAGCAAACACCCAACGACAGCCTATGATCTTAACACCTTCTGGTGGAGACACAAGTGTCCATGTGTTGGCCCTAATCAGTACTTGATATTCATCTTGCATTGCTTGAAACCAATAAAGAATGATCAAAGCAGATTTGGCATTCTTAGGCAATGCTACATCAACCACTTGAGAGTTCAGGCAAGAAAAATTTGCTTTAGGTTGATGAATGCCTACCTTTGACTTAGTGACCATTTGATGAGTATTTTTGGGGGCAGGGTTAGGCTGAACGGGTGGTAAACAAATATTTATGCCAGATATTGGAATTGGTTGTGAGGAAACAATGGATGGAGTTGTCACATTAGTATTGATAAGAGATGGATTGGGAGCA includes:
- the LOC130932992 gene encoding probable pre-mRNA-splicing factor ATP-dependent RNA helicase DEAH2 codes for the protein MMSESGGGATDNNHLINRWTGRPFSQRYFEILEKRKSLPVWHQKHQFLQTLAHNQILILVGETGSGKTTQIPQFVLNAVDLETPDKCRKMMIACTQPRRVAAMSVSRRVAEEMDVTIGEEVGYSIRFEDCSSSRTVLKYLTDGMLLREAMTDPLLEQYKVIILDEAHERTLATDVLFGLIKEVLKNRHDLKLVVMSATLEAEKFQGYFSGAPLMKVPGRLHPVEIFYTQEPERDYLEAAIRTVMQIHMGEPSGDILVFLTGEEEIEDACRKISKEISNLGDQVGPVKVVSLYSTLPPAMQQKIFEPPPPPLKEGGPPGRKIIVSTNIAETSLTIDGIVYVIDPGFSKQKVYNPRVRVESLLVSPISKASAHQRSGRAGRTQPGKCFRLYTEKSFNNDLQPQTYPEILRSNLANSVLTLKKLGIDDLVHFDFMDPPAPETLMRALEVLNYLGALDDDGTLTKLGEIMSEFPLDPQMSKMLIVSPEFNCSNEILSMCAMLSANALVSPLCIC